Part of the Aquila chrysaetos chrysaetos chromosome Z, bAquChr1.4, whole genome shotgun sequence genome is shown below.
GCTtttgttagtatttttaaaCCACCTATTCCCTTCCCCCACAGCCTCACTCCTCTGTAGAATGGAATTTATTAAGAACTCCATTCTCCAAATGCAACAAGCCATTTTGACTGCCATGACTCAGCAGGAATCATACTGCTAGATAATTCACAGAAAACTCAACATTTTGACTTAAGAACCGAACACCTTGCCCAAATGCAATTTTAGAGTgccttacttttaaaaatgaaggtttGGGAGCCAAAACCACCCTCACAGgtatctgtctttttttttttttactaacatTGAACATGCGTCTTAAAACTCTGTTGTGGCACTAGTTCTTTTTCATGATTCTGATGAGCAGAGTACTCAAAAAGCATCCTTAACAATCATCTTAACAGCTCCTCAAGACCATCACCACAACAGGAGATGCCTACTTAGAAAGTAAACAAACCATCAGCTTCCAGTTAAGTAAGCAGGTGTACCCAGCATTATTCTGCAAACATACCTGGCTCAGTCTCTGTTTTCGGTgttactttttcctctcttgaaaTGCTCATTTCTGTCATTTGCTGTGTTACAGGCAAAGCGGCAACAGGCACATTTCTGTTTAGGTACAGTGAAACACATAATTTATGTTAGTTTTGCATTCATAATAAACACTTAAACTGTCCAGACCCATTAGTAAACTACCTGTTCAATTACTACTGATACACATTCCTGACCTCTGCTTCTACTAtcttcaaaacacattttttactCTATTTTAGTTTCCCtagaagaaaacaggcaaacCTGTAGCAAATATTTCTACAGATAAATCAAACCCATCCTTTTAGATGTAGCAGTCCAACACCTAATATTTTAATCAGTTCTCATTTACAGAGATTCATAAAGCACTGTCAGGTAGACTgtcccttcttcctctgcagaaacTCACTGCAATAGGGCAGGATTGCTACAGGCCTTCAACTCGCTACACACCCACAGCTCATTCAAACCTCAAAGTAATACCTTCATCTTACCTTGATTTTTCAGatgtgctgccagcagcaccttCACAGTTGTTTAAGCTAGTGTCTGATCTCTGTACAGATGCAGAGTCTGAGGTAGGACTGTTTGAACCACTGGCTGTTCCTATATAACGAGAATTTGACAAGTTAGTTATGAACAAACTGTAGAATGTATGTTAGTCAGTCTCGTATACACATTTATGAACTGTCTGCATACAATCTTCACTGCTACTGCATATTACTTCTTACTTAAAGACAGCTATACTGTTAACAACCAAAATACAGAGATTGTGTAAGAATATGCTAACAGAGGAGGCTAAGTGGGAAAGCAAGTTATGGCTGAATGCCAAGCAGACCAGAATATATTGCacagaaaggtatttttctctttactgtaatttaaaatagtaCTCTCTTTGATATTCACTGTTTTAGTACACAGCTTTCAGAAGTTCTCCTGAAAAATGTTCTGGGATTCCTCATCATCTTCTATATGTTCTATTTcacaagaagttaaaaaaaaaaaaaaaaaacaacaacaccAAACCACAGACCCTTACCCATTGGGCTGATTCTACCACTATTCTGCTGTCGCTGAAGATGCTCTTTGTAGCAAACAGAACACATCCCATTTGTCCTAGGATTTCCATAAAATCCACATCCTGTACTACACAGCATGGGCCCTGGGGACTGGTTTGTCTCCTGAGTCATCTCGatgctgtaaataaaaccaagaactGCATTAGGAGCTGGCATGTCACCAAAATCAATTACAGTGTTACAGAATTAAAGTATGTCTGCTCACCCTGCCCCCCAAAAGTGGTATCAGCATTCTTAAAGAGCGTTATATGGATGTTAATATACTATTCAATACTGCAATTGTATTGCTAAGTAGCATCGTTATGAAcctttaagagaagaaaaagtggcATCACACtaatactgagaaataaaatacttgttgGGCACGGAGCTGCACGTGCAGGTTATGACCAAATTCAATTTGACAGCCAAAAAGGCCCTTTATTACCAACCTCTGAGCACTAACAGGGATACGCAGAATAAGCAAGACCGATCTCATATCTACTGAACAGTTCTGGCAAATAACAtggcttattttttccccactccagCAGAAGAACCCCACTTTTTCAGTAACGTTGATCTTGCATCATTTTTATGTTCATTCCACTATTAGCAGTTCCTACTCTTGCAATACATTTGTCaaacagaacaataaaaatCCCTGAAGCATTGGCAGCAGCCATTTAAAGTCTGTATTCCTATCTTTAGAAAGAGTTTCCAAAACAAGGCCATGAATACCACTTAAGTGGTGTACGAAACCTGATACTGAGTACTAACTGGCAACAACATGTGTACAACGGGCCCTTCAACCAAGAATCTACGcagcatttctgaagtaaaCTTAGACTAGGTCTTACGCTtccaagagaaataaaattaacagcTTTAAACTGTTGAATATGTTCTATTACACAGGCtacacatttcatttaaaaaaaaaaaaagcagccagttAAATCCTTTGTCTTAATAAAGTTATAGCAAGACTTGTGAGCTTCCTCAAGGCAGGCAATGCTAACTCTCTGGCATGAGCTGCAGAAGtcaggaataaaaatacttcacCTTCACTGCTGGTTAAGCTCTTGCAAAGCAAGGTTAGTAGAAAAactgaacagcaacaaaatccTTGACTCCCAAGGGCAATAAAACTGGAGCACAGTAATCAAGCCATCTGCTACAAATTGAGGACACGTAAGAATATTGCACTGTCCTCCCAAATTCGATTTAGTAGAAGCACTATACACAGCACCTGGAGACATTTTAGTGTAATCTCTAGACTGCTGTCGTCCTATTCAGTCACAATAAGAGATATTTGACTGCTGATGCTTGTGAGAAGCCAAAAAGGCCAAAAGCAAATTCATTACAGCATACagagaaatacttcttttaatTAAGACACCCCACACTGCAAGTAGTAAACTTATGTTCCACTAGTATGACAACTACAACTGACAGCTGCCTTTGTCTAGTTAAACTAAACTTCTGGGATCAAAGTAAAGCAAGggcaggagaaaacaaacaagcaaaattcaTCTGCTTGCCTGCTGGGGCCTCATTTTCCAGGTGTGAGTAGTTGTATTATTTATGCCTTTATAATACCTTCCAGGTATAAGTAGTTTCCTTTCAGGACTATGAAGCAGCTTTGCACTTATTCCGGTAAAAGTTTTACAGCCATACACACCAGTCAAGGGAGCGAGAAGAAACCGTGACCCACCTagagaaatctaaaaaaatccTGTCGTCCGTATCGTAGGCCTATGTCTATATGATACAAATAAAGGCCGTACTTCTGCCCTTTTATTAAGCAGGTAAGCTCGAAGTGCTACCAAACACAGTGCCGCCACCGACCTCAACCGCCTCGCTCCACTCCCAAGCCCGCGCGCCGCGAACGCGCTTCACCGCTTCGCTACATCTAGCTTTAGGTGCTAGTGCTGGTGTTATAACCCACTACGCACCGGAGTCTCCGCAGCTCCCTCGCCAACACGTTCTTCCACTCCTTGCAGTGCGCGCCCCTAAGCGAAAGGTCACGTTACGCGACGCGTAGGAAGCCTGTGCTCCTCCGGGCTCTGGAAGGTGCCCCGCCCGTCACCCGAGTCTCCTCTACGAGCGCCCACCGCCAGCTGGAGATCGGCTGCCACGCACTCACCGCGGCTTTCCCCCTCGGCGTGCCGGCGGGCAGCTAAACCCTTCTTCGCCACCTCGGTCCCGCTCTCCCGGAGGAGCGccggccggccccccccccccgccgccgccgcgggtCACGTGGCCGAGCGCCTGCGCTTCCGCCTGTCAGGCGGCCGCGACGTGACGGGGCCGCCGGGCCGAGGCGCCCGGCCGCCTCCGCCGGGCCTCTCAAATCAGCCCCTATTTATACCGATCCCCCGCAGGCCGCCGGCTGCTGCGCGACCCGCCGAGGCGAAATCCGATTACCCCTTCCTTCCCGCGGCGGGGGAGTGGGGACGCTGAAGTTCAGTCCGGAAAACGCAGCATCACCAGCCCGTCGTCTCCAACAGCCATGTTCGCCACCAGCTCGCACGGAGGGCGGCTGGGCGTGATCAGGGGCCGAGCGGGCGGCCACCGTTTCACAAAGGCACCCCACAACCGCGGGGGTGGGCGGTTAAACCCAACTATTCCtcttggggcggggggagaagaaaaaaaacagatgataAAAAACGGTCTCGGTTCTGCCACCAGCAGGAGCAGGTCTTTACCCCACGGATGCTCGTCCTCAGCCCCGGGACCCCCCGACACAAAACGGAGCCCTTTCATTCAGCCTGTTAACTCCAGCAGCAGCGCACGCTGCTCACCCTCGCCGTCACCAGCCGAACTCGGGGCGGGAGCGGGAATCCCGTCAGCGACCCAGGCCTCGCACCCAAGCCGCCCTTCCGCCCCCGAGGCGACGGCCGGCCCGTCCCAGCAGCGGCGGGcgcagccccgctccctgccGCCGGGCGATCCCACGCTTCAGCGTGACGGCGGACGTGAAGACCCCGGCGTGCACCGAAATCCACCGTAAAACCCGGGAACTGCGTCAGCGGTCGGCTTGCTGACCTAAAATACTTATTCACTTCAACATCCTCCTCTCGAAGAGGCACCACAGTTGAACAAGGGAAACGTACAAACGAAGCAATAGGGGGGGTTCACCGAGGCTGCCCGGGCCGCTCGCCTTTGCACGGCCGCGCTGGGGGGaagcggggcaggaggggtcGGTACGGAGAAGGCGGACCGACACCGGGCGCTTCCCGAGGAGGGTGAAGCCCGGCTGGGTGAGTCAGACAAAAGGGGAGCCGCTGCCAAGCGCCCGCAGCGCCGTACGTCTTCATTGCCCCCCCGCGCCTCCTCCGCCGAGGACACGGGAACACAAAAGACCCGGAGGCTGCCGGGCCGAGGAACAGCGACGGCGGGCGGGGGTGCCCAgccgggccggcggggccgggccgctcCTCGCAAACCCCTGAGTCACggccgcccggccgc
Proteins encoded:
- the ZFAND5 gene encoding AN1-type zinc finger protein 5; the protein is MTQETNQSPGPMLCSTGCGFYGNPRTNGMCSVCYKEHLQRQQNSGRISPMGTASGSNSPTSDSASVQRSDTSLNNCEGAAGSTSEKSRNVPVAALPVTQQMTEMSISREEKVTPKTETEPVVTQPSPSVSQPSTSQSEERAPELPKPKKNRCFMCRKKVGLTGFDCRCGNLFCGLHRYSDKHNCPYDYKAEAAAKIRKENPVVVAEKIQRI